The Natrinema salaciae genome contains a region encoding:
- a CDS encoding L-aspartate oxidase, with translation MTKTPPNGSDTTADDRRTTTRDPSTAGIENRLETEGDPESGGGLEYEVVTTPVLVVGAGAAGARVAIELAESGLEPLVIGKREHGDAHTTWAAGGVNAALGSLDPDDDWTVHAADTLNEGHHLNDPDAVELTAREMPDRIRELVEWGMSFDRTADGDINQRYFGAQSYRRTCFVGDRTGEAMLETLIGRARDLEIPYRENVMITRLLSDGERVDGAVGFDMETGDGLLFRTNHVVLAAGGFSALYHRHSSRDDENNGDGQALALEAGARLLDLEFVQFHPTGMVGERYGEEWDGRLVTEAVRGEGGRLYNAEGERFMERYSPDQMELDARDVVARAIAREVREGRGTDDGGVYLDISHRDAEYVRERLPSMVERFESLGVDITAEPMTVAPTAHYTMGGVDIDFRTGETGVDGLYAVGETVAGVHGANRLGGNSLAETVAIGKLVGDHVASAVAVGDDDPTVTDGQRAMAEREFRALADLAASDGTVPPTRILEALGDLLWDHAGILRDEPGLRDGLATLAELRERTADLRVDGGLTSKSFEYAVDLSASLTVAEAMLRAALERTESRGAHYRTDYPETDADWRVNLVLSAGTEGLSITRRGVAEPSPAVREALEEGYELDYHHLE, from the coding sequence ATGACAAAAACACCACCGAACGGCAGCGACACGACGGCCGACGACCGCCGAACGACGACCCGCGATCCGTCGACTGCCGGCATCGAGAACCGCCTCGAGACCGAGGGCGATCCCGAATCGGGCGGCGGCCTCGAGTACGAGGTCGTGACGACGCCGGTGCTCGTCGTCGGGGCGGGCGCGGCGGGCGCTCGCGTCGCGATCGAACTCGCCGAATCGGGCCTCGAGCCGCTCGTAATCGGCAAGCGCGAGCACGGCGACGCGCACACGACGTGGGCGGCCGGCGGCGTCAACGCCGCGCTCGGGTCGCTCGATCCCGACGACGACTGGACCGTCCACGCGGCGGATACGCTCAACGAGGGGCACCACCTGAACGACCCCGACGCCGTCGAACTGACGGCGCGGGAGATGCCCGACCGTATCCGCGAACTCGTCGAGTGGGGGATGTCCTTCGATCGAACGGCCGACGGCGACATCAATCAGCGCTACTTCGGCGCACAGTCCTATCGCCGCACCTGCTTCGTCGGCGACCGGACCGGGGAAGCCATGCTCGAGACCCTGATCGGACGCGCTCGCGACCTCGAGATTCCCTACCGCGAGAACGTGATGATCACGCGGCTGCTCTCGGACGGGGAACGCGTCGACGGCGCCGTGGGCTTCGACATGGAGACCGGTGATGGACTGCTGTTCCGGACGAACCACGTCGTGCTCGCGGCAGGCGGATTCTCCGCGCTCTATCACCGCCACTCCTCGCGCGACGACGAGAACAACGGTGACGGACAGGCGCTGGCGCTCGAAGCGGGTGCGCGGCTGCTGGACCTCGAGTTCGTCCAGTTCCACCCCACGGGGATGGTCGGCGAGCGCTACGGCGAGGAGTGGGACGGGCGGCTGGTCACCGAAGCGGTCCGCGGTGAAGGCGGCCGGCTCTACAACGCGGAGGGCGAGCGGTTCATGGAACGGTACTCCCCCGATCAGATGGAACTCGACGCCCGCGACGTCGTCGCCCGGGCCATCGCCCGGGAAGTCCGCGAGGGGCGGGGTACCGACGACGGCGGCGTCTATCTCGACATCTCCCACCGGGACGCCGAGTACGTTCGCGAGCGGCTGCCGTCGATGGTCGAGCGCTTCGAGTCCCTCGGCGTCGACATCACCGCGGAGCCGATGACGGTCGCGCCGACGGCCCACTACACGATGGGCGGCGTCGACATCGACTTCCGGACCGGCGAGACTGGCGTCGACGGTCTCTACGCCGTCGGCGAGACGGTCGCGGGCGTTCACGGTGCGAACCGCCTCGGTGGGAACTCGCTGGCCGAAACCGTCGCGATCGGCAAACTCGTGGGGGACCACGTCGCGAGCGCAGTCGCCGTCGGTGACGACGATCCCACCGTGACCGACGGCCAGCGGGCGATGGCCGAACGGGAGTTTCGAGCGCTCGCCGACCTCGCCGCGTCGGACGGGACGGTTCCGCCGACCCGAATCCTCGAGGCGCTCGGCGATCTGCTGTGGGACCACGCCGGTATCCTCCGTGACGAACCGGGACTCCGGGACGGGCTGGCGACGCTCGCGGAACTCCGGGAACGAACTGCCGATCTCCGCGTCGACGGCGGGCTCACCTCGAAGTCGTTCGAGTACGCCGTGGACCTCTCGGCGAGCCTCACCGTCGCCGAGGCGATGCTCCGGGCGGCCCTCGAGCGAACCGAGTCCCGCGGCGCTCACTACCGAACGGACTACCCCGAGACGGACGCCGACTGGCGGGTGAACCTCGTTCTCTCCGCCGGCACGGAGGGGCTCTCGATCACCCGTCGCGGCGTGGCCGAACCCAGCCCGGCCGTTCGGGAGGCACTCGAGGAAGGGTACGAACTCGATTACCACCACCTCGAGTGA